ACAGCTTAGAGGAGGAGATGGGAGCCAGAAAGGAGGTGTACTCCCCAGGGATGCTCACACCGTCATCTGCAGagcaggagggtcagagaagtTCCCAAGGCATGAGGATGGTGTGTCTGACTAACTGAAGGTTCAAACCTCCAACATCAAAACAGAccaggcaggggcacctggctggctcagctggtggagcatgcaactcttaatctcagggttgtgagttcaagccccatgttgggcgtggggcctacttaaaaaaaaaattaaaacaacacaaaaccacCCCAAAAACAGACCCAGGCTGCTCCATGTTTTCGCATTCCCAGGCCAACCTACTCCCAACTCCTGTCATGGGAGATTTGAATTCTAGGTTAACTTACAAGATTAAAACCGGAAAGAACTTAAGATATTCTAATCTAGTGGTTCTTCTGTGGGGTCATAAAAAACCTTTGAGATCTGGATAAAAGCTAAGCCCAAGGTACATCTCATGTCAATGCTGGGAATCCACAGACCTCAAGACTGAGAATCTCTGCTCCAGTCCACACCTTTCAATTTACAGATGGGAATGCTAAGGTTCAGAAAGATTACTTCATGTGCTAAGGGCACTGACCCAAATCCAACCTTGCAACCTCTTCCACGGCTACTGCCCTACCCAAACCCCCCCACCCAACCTGCCGCAGCCTTCCTAGCTGATAATCCTACTCAGTACGACCCCTACTCAGTACGACCCAGCCTGGAAGCACCTTTTAGGAAGTGTTGGGCTCCATCCAGGCACTCAGGTGATAGTTCATTGTCAGCAAAGGAGCCCAGAAGCTCACTGACGATGATGTCTGCTTTCTCTGGAGCCACCCATTCCCGCATGTCCGATGAGACTACTGTCACCTGGCTTCCCCATTCTTCAAACTGCCAGTTCTCTAGCCTAAGATAAAGATAATGCAAGTGAGGACACTGATAAGAAAAACTGGCACTGGAGACAAACTTCCCAGCATGGAGGTTGCTACTCACGTCACCACAGCATTTGGGTTCTTCTCCACAGCATACAGCTTTATCCGCCGGTCAGCCTGCTTGGCTGCCCGCAGGGAAGCGTTCACCAGGGGACCCCGGCCTGCTCCCAGCACCATTAGCACCctaagaaagaaaggggaagggtcAAGCTGACTCAGCAGATAAAGAAGTAGGTATGCAAATCTCTGGGATTATGGGGAAAAGCACTCACTGGACATTGGTGTCCTTCTCTTCATCTGGCACTCGATCTAATAGACATTTATAGAtggcctggggaaggagggagagaagaactCTGACTATAATCCCATCTTTACCCAGGTCATCCCGGCCCTCTACCTGACCCGGACCCACACTATACCTGCTGATATTGAGAGTATTTGATGGGGTCCTTTTCAAATACTTCGTATGTCTGAGATTCCAGATTGTCCATCAGTGGCTGATGAATGAGAGGAAAAAGGCAAAGTTAGCCAGCCAGTTTCTGGCAGGGGCAATGTATCAGAATACCAAAACCTTTCCCACTGCCTCCTGAGCTTTGGCAGGATTTTACGGCACCTACCACCAGAGACATTTTCCCCATAGCTCCCTCCTCTCAGTGCACTCCAGACCCACCTGGAGTGGGGACTGCAGATAGTCTTCATAGCCCTTGGCAAAGAGTTCGTAGGCATTGGGTGGAGGGCGGTTCTGGCTCAAGTATTCCAGGTACTGGAGGTAAGAGCAGAACTCCTTCTCTGAGTGGTGATTGGTGCCTGTGATGATGAACTGCACTTCCAACTGTGAAAGAGGTCAGACTGTCAGATGCAGTCCTCCAACCAAGATTCTGGGATACTGTTATGGTTTATGGCCAAAGAGCCCTAGCATAAAATAAGGCCTGGACCAGCAGTCTTCCCAATTAACAAATCCCTCCAGGGATCCACTAAACAGCATAAGGCCTCGATAAACTCATAAAGCCCTCCTATGTCCTTCCTATGTCATATAAGCATCATCGTGGCTCAAACAGCCCTGTGGATCCTCGCGGTAACATCTTAAATGAAACCTGTGAAGTTCTCATGAGATCTGGttccttttgaaatatttctggGACTCCTACTGCCATTTGCCTCTTTGTTCTCAAGACCTCCAACTTTGCTGAAACTGCTCTCcagaaaccaaagaggaaaagaatcagCCCCACAGGAAAAAAAGCATCACACGTATGTGAGTAAGGCAAGAGGATTAGCTGGAGTACCTTTGAAACCCTACCACCCACCTTGAGGAGCCGGAAGACCAGCCTCTGGTGCATCTTAGAAAGAACAGGAAATCCCTTCTTATTGGTCAGGAAAATGCTGGTGGGGAGAATGGCTGCTTTGATGGGTTCCCCAAGCCAACGATCAATGACATGATTAGATGGAAGGTCAGCCCCAATTTCAAGAGctacacaaaggaaaagaaagaccagtTACCTCCTGGTAGGCAAGACGGCTTTCCTTCGTGATTTTTTGTGCAAGATCTGTTTACTCCCTCAGAGCAAGgcaactgaggcagagagagcagcaaaACTGTCCAGTAGCCAAGTATACATGAAactcctgattcttttttcttaattgtatcCAGCTTTACTAAAGATACTTTTCATAAACAATCACGTATTTCAGGCAGAAGGTGGGCAGACAATCCTCAACAGTATACAACTATTTTCAAACTCCCTCAGTAGACTATGAAAATCAGAGAGCTACTATAAAACCCAATGAAGTCTTCATGTGATGCTCTGAACAGGGAAAGTTCAGAATGAGCACTGACAGT
This DNA window, taken from Ailuropoda melanoleuca isolate Jingjing chromosome 20, ASM200744v2, whole genome shotgun sequence, encodes the following:
- the PRMT5 gene encoding protein arginine N-methyltransferase 5 isoform X2, with amino-acid sequence MLQELNFGAYLGLPAFLLPLNQEDNTNLARVLTNHIHTGHHSSMFWMRVPLVAPEDLRDDIIENAPSTHTEEYSGEEKTWMWWHNFRTLCDYSKRIAVALEIGADLPSNHVIDRWLGEPIKAAILPTSIFLTNKKGFPVLSKMHQRLVFRLLKLEVQFIITGTNHHSEKEFCSYLQYLEYLSQNRPPPNAYELFAKGYEDYLQSPLQPLMDNLESQTYEVFEKDPIKYSQYQQAIYKCLLDRVPDEEKDTNVQVLMVLGAGRGPLVNASLRAAKQADRRIKLYAVEKNPNAVVTLENWQFEEWGSQVTVVSSDMREWVAPEKADIIVSELLGSFADNELSPECLDGAQHFLKDDGVSIPGEYTSFLAPISSSKLYNEVRACREKDRDPEAQFEMPYVVRLHNFHQLSAPQPCFTFSHPNRDPMIDNNRYCTLQFPVEVNTVLHGFAGYFETVLYQDITLSIRPETHSPGMFSWFPILFPIKQPITVREGQTICVRFWRCSNSKKVWYEWAVTAPVCSAIHNPTGRSYTIGL